The DNA segment TCACCACGGTGCAGGACGCGCTGCGCGCTTTGCCCGGTGTATCGGTCAGTGGCTCTGGTCCCAGTTCGACCCAAGTTCGTATGCGTGGCGGCGAGGGCAACCACACGCTGGTCCTGATCGACGGCATTGCCGCCGCCGGGGGCGATGGGGAATATATTTTCAGCGGTCTGGAAACCGCCAATATCGAGCGCATCGAAGTGCTGCGCGGCCCGCAATCGGTCTATTACGGCTCAAATGCTTCCGCCGGTGTGATCAACATCATCACCCGCAAAGGCGGCGAGGGCACAACACTGAATGGTCGCATTGAGGTTGGTTCCGGCACCACCGCAAGCACCTTTGTGGCACGCAGGGACGCGCGTGGCGGTGTGTCTTTGGCATTGTCACACATGGATGATCCGGGCTTTGATCAATCGGGCGATGGTGGTGAAAAGGACGGGCTGACGCGCTCCACCGCGATCCTGTCGGGCGATTATCAGGCGACGGACGCTCTGAAACTGGGCTTTACCCTGCGCCGCTCTGAGGAACGCTACGAATATGACAGCGCAAATTGGCTGGCGAGCGATGCGGACAGCTATATGATGGATGATCCCAGCCAGTATGCCAATCGTGATGAGCTGACTGCTGGCGTCTTTGGCGAATACAGCATGATGGAGGGGCGATTGACCCACCGTCTGGCCGTTGAAACCACCCGCAATCAGTTGCAAAACAATGGCGGGGCCACCACCAAAACCACCACTGACGCGGTGAAATACCGGCTCAGCTATGGCATTGACGGCGCGGTGGATCAGGCGGATCAACTTGTGAACCTTTTGCTGGAACATCGCGAAGATGACAGCAGCTCGAACCCGGCCTATGGCCGCGCGGCAACATCCGTGGCACTCGAATATCGCGGTAGCTTTGCCTCAGGGTTTGATGTTCAAGCCGGAGCGCGGTTCGACGACAACGATGTCTTCAAGGATGCGACAACATGGAACCTCGGCCTGTCCTATCTCATGGACAATGGTGTGCGCTTACATGGCTCTGCGGGCGAGGGGGTGGTCAATCCCACCTATTTCGAACTCTATGCCGACGCCTTTGGTTATACTGGGAACCCGAACCTGCAACCCGAGCGCAATCTCAGCTATGATCTCGGTGTCGAACTGCCGATTTTTAGCGATCGCGGCACGGTGGATGTGACCCTGTTTTACGAGCGGCTGAAGGATGAGATCACGGACCTCAACACTGGGCCAGGAACCTACACGAGTATCAACCAGATCGGGAACAGTCATCGACGCGGCGTTGAGATTGCAGGTGTGCTTGAGGCCACCGACGCGCTGTCTCTGCGTCTAGGCTACACCTATCTTGAGGCCGAAAACCCCGACAAAAGCGTCGAAATCCGCCGTCCGCGCCACGAATTGACACTTGGCGGCACGCTTGACGCCTTTGGCGGGCGCGGCTCGGTTTCGGCCGATCTGCGCCATGTGGCGGGCAATTACGACACGCAGTACTGGGGGAGCTATCAAACGGTCAAACTGCCCAGCTTCACCACCGTCAATGTGGCGGCGCATTATGATCTGACAGATCATGTGCAACTCACCGGGCGGGTCGACAATCTCTTTGATGCGGAGACCACCGATGTTTGGGGCTATGCCACGCGGGGCCGCGCCGTTTACGTCGGGCTCAATGCGCAGTTCTAGGGCCATTTTTGGTCTCGCTCTGTCGGGGGTGCTGATATGCAGCGCCCCCGTCATGACGCACGCGGAGGCCCCCGCACGCGTTGTCTCGATGAACCTGTGCACCGATCAGCTTGCGATGATGCTGGCCGCACAGGGACAATTAAAATCGGTGTCTTTCTTAGCCTCAGATCCGCGCTCGTCCGCAATGGCGGACGAGGCCAAAGCCTATCCCGCCAACCGCGGTCAGGCCGAAGAGATTTATCTGATGCAGCCTGATCTGGTGGTTGCCGGGGCATATACTTCTCGCGCCACCGTCGCCTTATTGCAACGTCTGGGCATACGGGTCGAGATTTTCGCGCCTGTCACCACACTGGACGACGTGCCCGCACAGATCGCGCGGATGGGCGATGTTTTGGGCCAACAGGACAAAGCCGCAGAGGTCATTACGGCCTATGACGCGGATTTGAAAGCCTTTCAAAATGAGGGCGGTCGTAGCCCCACCGCCGTGCTCTATGAGGCCAACGGCTATACCTCAGGGGCGCAAAGCCTGTCGGGACAAATCTTGGCCACGGCAGGGTTCACCAATCTGGCCGACGAGCCGACCTATGCCTGGGGCGGCAACATGCCTCTTGAGGTGTTGGTGATGAAAGCCCCCGAAGCGGTGATCACCAGCCGGCCCTATCCGGGCGGCTCGCGCGCCGAAGATATCCTGAGCCATCCCGCCCTGCGCGCCACCCAAGACAGACGCGCAAACGCCAGCGTGTCCGATAGCGATTGGGTCTGCGGCACGCCTTATGTTTTGCACGCGGTCGCGCAGATGGTAAGCCTGCGCCATACGCTGACAAACGGAGAGGATTGATGCGCCTCTATGTGATCCTTTTGATCCTGATGGGGACGCTTTTTGGCGTGGCCTTGATGATCGGCCCGGCAGGCATTGCGCCACTGGACAGTTTGCGCGCGCTGGTCTTTGGCGGCGATGGTCCCGTACCGCTGGTGATGCGTGAAATCCGCCTGCCGCGTGCGCTTTTGGCGCTGATGATCGGGGCCGCTCTTGGGATGTCAGGGGCGGCGATGCAGGGCTATCTGCGCAATCCATTGGCCGATCCGGGGCTGATCGGCGTGTCGGGATCAGCGGCTTTGGGCGCGGTGATTGCGATCCAAACTGGCATAGCGGCCACCGCCACGCTGGCGCTGCCGTTGTCGGCGCTGGCGGGCGCATTGATCGGGGTGGTCTTGGTGTTGGCTTTGGCGGGCCCTCGCGGCGGGTCATTGACGCTGATCCTTGCGGGCATTGCGATTTCGGCCCTTGCCGGGGCCTTGACCTCTTTGGTTTTGAACCTGTCGCCTAATCCTTTCGCGGCCAATGACATCGTGTTTTGGATGATGGGTTCTCTGGCTGATCGGTCGATGACCCATGTCTGGTTGGCGCTGCCGCTGATTGGTCTGGGGCTGGGGATGTTGGCGATGATGCGCCGGGGGCTTGATGCGCTGACATTGGGTGAAGATGCGGCGCAAGCGATGGGGATCAACCTTGTTCAACTGCGCCTGTTGTTGGTGTTTGGCACGGCCTGTGTGGTTGGCGCCTCCACCGCCGTTGCGGGCGCGATTGGGTTTGTCGGCCTTGTGGTGCCGCACATGCTGCGTGGCTTGGTCGGCGCCCGTCCCGGGCGGCTTCTCTGGGCCTCAGCCCTTGGAGGTGCGGTGATGCTTTTGGCGGCGGATAGTGTTGTGCGGGTGATTTTACCCATGCGCGACCTGAAACTTGGCGTGGTGACGGCACTGGTCGGTGCGCCGCTGTTCCTGCATCTGATTTATCGCACGCGGAGAGGGCTATGACGTTGCTCTCTGTCAAAGGGCTCTCCGTTTCGCTTGGCGGCAGGGCGGTGTTGCAAGACGTCTCCCTGACCGTACAAAAGGGCGAAGTCGTCGGATTGATCGGGCCAAATGGCGCGGGAAAGACCACGCTGATGCGCGCTATTTTGGGGCTTTTACCGCATCAGGGACATTCGTCTTTGGCGCAACTGCCCCCACGGACACGGGGCCGAGCCGCCGCGTGGATGCCGCAATCGCGTGAGATCGCGTGGCCGGTGTCGGTTGAAACATTGGTGACGCTGGGCCGCACGCCGCATTTGACGCCGGGGCAGCGCGCCACGGCCGAGGACCGCGCGGCGGTGGATCGGGCGCTTGAGCGGATGGGGCTGGCCGCGTTCCGCCATCGCATCGTCACGGCCCTGTCGGGGGGCGAACAGGCCCGCGTTTTGATGGCGCGCGCTCTGGCGCAGGAGGCGCCGCTTTTGATGGCGGACGAACCGATTGCCGGGCTCGACCCCGCGCATCAAATTTCGACCATGCGCACCTTTGCATCGCTTGCCGCCGAACAGGGGGCAGAGGGGCTGGCAGAGGGACGCGCGGTGATCGTGTCGCTGCATGATCTGGGTCTTGGTGTGCGCCATTGCACGCGGCTGATTGTGCTGGATCAGGGGCGTATCGTTGCCGATGGTGCGCCCACCACGGTGCTGACGCCCGCGCTTTTGCGCGATACATTCGGCATTTCGGCCTGGTTCGAAGCCACGCCCAAAGGTCCGGTGTTTCAGCCGCTCGAGGTGTTGGAATGAGTGTCGAACTGACCCGACCATGGCTGTCGTTCGATCTTGGGCAGGAAATGCAGGTGCTCAGTTGGGCGCTGAACCGTCCGGGGTTTGTCACCGCGCGGCGCATTCTGTGGCGCGAGGTGCGCAACGCCGATCTGACCGAAACATTGGATGCGCGCGCATGGCTTTTGGAGGAATTGGCGGGGCTTGGAGCACAGGACGCCGTGGCCTTTTTAACCTCGCGCGATGTGCGCCGTTTTCAACATGCTGAGGCGGTGGTGGAGGGGGTTTGCGCTACGTGCGTGGCCACCGTTGGCCTGTCCAATGCCGAACGTGTGGGGATGCGGGTGGTGCGCCCTCAGGGGGCCTGGGGCACAATCAACATCGCGGTGCGGCTAAGCCATGGCCTGTCGCAGGCCGGGTTGATTGAGGCCCTCACAATCATCGCCGAGGCCCGCACCACAGCCATTCTTGACGCCGCCCTGCCGCTTGAGGGTGGCGCCGCAACGGGCATGGCCACGGGGACCGGCACCGACTGTATCGCGATTGCCGCGCCACAGGGGTCTGACGATTATGCTGGCCTGCACACGGCGGCGGGCGAAGCGATTGGCGCCGCCGTCTATCGTGCCACGCTTCAAGGCGCGCAGGATTGGCTGGTTGATCGCCAGTATTTTTCCTAAAACGGCCATCAAAATCCACCTCAGTTTGCATAGGCCTGACGGCGATCTTTGGGTCATCCAAAGCGGTGTCGCGTCAATTTTGACTGCTGTATGAATGAAAACAAACGGCTTACCTGCGCCGTTGTGCTGAGTGTTGGCAAAAATTCAGGTTCTGATCACGCAGGTATTGTCATGTTATTACATTTCCTTTATCTGAACTGTTACGTTATAAAGTAACATATCATGCCGAAGGCTGCCCCGCGCAGATTTTGACATGTTGTGCACCACAGGAGATGCCCCATGACCGATCCTCGCCTTCCCGTCACCGTTTTGTCCGGCTTTCTCGGCGCGGGGAAAACCACGCTTTTGAACCGGGTGTTGAACAACCGCGAGGGGCGGCGCGTGGCGGTGATCGTCAACGACATGTCAGAGGTCAACATCGACGCCGATCTGGTGCGCGAGGGGGGGGCAAACCTCAGCCATACAGATGAAACATTGGTCGAAATGTCGAATGGCTGCATCTGCTGCACCCTGCGAGACGATCTTTTACAAGAGGTGCGGCGGCTGGCCGAGGATGGCCGGTTTGACTACCTGTTGATCGAGTCGACCGGAATTTCTGAACCTCTGCCCGTGGCCGCGACCTTTGATTTTCGGGATGAGGCCGGCGAGAGCCTGTCGGATGTGTCGCGCCTCGATACGATGGTGACCGTGGTCGATGCCGTGAACCTGCTGCGGGATTATTCCAGCCATGATTTCCTGCGCGACCGGGGCGAAACGCTGGGCGACGAAGACGAACGCACCTTGGTCAACCTCTTGGTCGAACAGATCGAATTTGCCGATGTGGTGATCCTCAATAAGGTCGGTGACGCCGATCCGCAGCAGGTAGACGCCGCGCGCAAAATCATCCGCAGCCTGAACGCCGATGCACGGATCATCGAGGCCAATCACAGTGAGGTGCCGACGGAAGCGATCCTCGACACCGGGTTGTTTGATTTTGAGAAGGCGCATGAACATCCGATGTGGGCCAAGGAACTTTATGGCTTTGCCGATCATGTGCCCGAGACCGAAGAATACGGCGTCACCAGCCATGTCTACCGCGCCCGCCGACCGTTTGAACCAGAGAAAATCATGGCGGTATTGAACGGTGAGATGAGCGGCGTGATCCGCGCCAAAGGCCATTTCTGGATCGCGACACAGCCGGATTGGGTGGCGGAATTCTCGCTTGCCGGGGCGCTGTCGTCGGTCAAACCTCTTGGCACATGGTGGGCCTCGGTGCCCAAAGACCGCTGGCCGGACAATGACAGCGCGCGCGACTATATGACCGCGCATTGGGCCGAACCTTGGGGCGACCGCAGGCAGGAAATCGTCTTTATCGGCTCGGGGATCGACTGGCCCACGCTCAAGGCGCGTTTGGACGCCTGCCTTGTGCCCGAACATCTGGCCGCCAGCCCCGATGCACGGACCGATTTGCCTGATCCCTTTCCGGTCTGGCGGCGTGCGGCGGTGGCATGAGCCCTCTTCGCCATTGCCCAGAGGCCTCGGAGGCGGCGCGATGAGAGCGACGAACCGAGGCACCACGGGCCTTAAACCCAAACGCCGCAGTGAAGACCCGATGCGCGCCTATGACAACTTGCCCGCCCCCGTGCGCGCGTGGTTGTCAGAGGCCACATTGCCGTGGTCACCCGCATCCTGTCGCAAAATCGTACGGCGGGCACAGGCGCGGGGCGAAGGGCTTGCACAGATATTAGCGCGCCTTGATCGCGCCGAACAAAAAACCCTCGCCCGCGACAGCACCTATGCATTTGCAGCCTCTAAGGCCGCCACCCCTCTCACACATCAGGACCGCCCCACATGACACGACCTTTTCTGAGCAGAGCCGCCGCACTCCTTTGCCTTGCGCTCCCAAGCCTAGGCCATGCCAATGACACGCTTGACGTTGTCGCCGCTTTCGAAATCAAAGCCCCGAACCCGCAACCAGCGGACATATTTTTTCGCGCATGGGCGTGGCGGAAACCCTCGTCAACGCCGATGCCGACGGCACGCTCACACCGGGTTTGGCCACGCAATGGCGGGTGTCCGAGGATGGGTTAGTCTGGACCTTTGGCCTGCGCAAGGGCGTCATGTTTCATGATGGCACGGCGATGACCGCCGACAGTGTGGTCAACGCACTGACCATCGCACGCGGCAAACCCGGGCCTTTGGCAGGGCTACCAATCACCGCGCTTGAGGCCGGAGAAGACGAGGTCATCCTCACCCTGTCCGACCCTATGGCCGCCCTTCCGGCCTTTTTGGCCGAAGCCCGGTCGCAAATTCTTGCACCGGCCTCCTACGCCGCCGATGGGGCAGGGGTCGCCATCATCGGCACCGGGCCTTATCGGATCACCGCATTGGAGCCACCGCTGAGCCTCGACGCCACGGTATTTGACGGATATTGGGGGCCGTCGCCGCATATTTCGGATGTCACCTATTCGGGCGTCAGCCGGGTCGAAACCCGCGCGTTGATGGCCGAGTCCGGCGAGGCCGAGTTCGTCTTTGGCCTCGATCCGGCCAGTGTCTCACGTTTAGGGATGCTCGATGCGGTTGAGGTTTTGTCCGTCCCCATTCCCCGCACATTGCTGATCAAGGTCAACGCCGGTCATCCCTTCCTTTCAGACGCCCAAACCCGCCGCGCGTTGAGCCTTGCCATTGATCGCACCGGCATCGCCAAGGCGGTTTTGCGCTATCCCGAAGGCGCATCTCAGCTTTTCCCACCCTCCGTCGCAGGTTGGCATGACGCGGGTCTCGCGCCGTTGAGCTATGACGTTGAGGCCGCAAAGCGCCTCTTGGCGGATTTGGGCTGGGTGCCGGAGGAAGACGGCATTTTGACCCGTGACGGCGCAAGAT comes from the Celeribacter baekdonensis genome and includes:
- a CDS encoding ABC transporter substrate-binding protein, with amino-acid sequence MGVAETLVNADADGTLTPGLATQWRVSEDGLVWTFGLRKGVMFHDGTAMTADSVVNALTIARGKPGPLAGLPITALEAGEDEVILTLSDPMAALPAFLAEARSQILAPASYAADGAGVAIIGTGPYRITALEPPLSLDATVFDGYWGPSPHISDVTYSGVSRVETRALMAESGEAEFVFGLDPASVSRLGMLDAVEVLSVPIPRTLLIKVNAGHPFLSDAQTRRALSLAIDRTGIAKAVLRYPEGASQLFPPSVAGWHDAGLAPLSYDVEAAKRLLADLGWVPEEDGILTRDGARFALTLTTYADRPELPLIAAVLEQQFRAIGVDVTINTTNSSEIPAGHQSGSLDLGLIARNFSLIPDPIGTVLSDYVDNGDWGAMNWHNAEFASLVRAIARGEESTEDRRAAAAILHADLPIIPVAWYQLTLAVSDRVEGATIDPYERSFGLQNMRWAQ
- a CDS encoding adenosylcobinamide amidohydrolase encodes the protein MSVELTRPWLSFDLGQEMQVLSWALNRPGFVTARRILWREVRNADLTETLDARAWLLEELAGLGAQDAVAFLTSRDVRRFQHAEAVVEGVCATCVATVGLSNAERVGMRVVRPQGAWGTINIAVRLSHGLSQAGLIEALTIIAEARTTAILDAALPLEGGAATGMATGTGTDCIAIAAPQGSDDYAGLHTAAGEAIGAAVYRATLQGAQDWLVDRQYFS
- the zigA gene encoding zinc metallochaperone GTPase ZigA; this encodes MTDPRLPVTVLSGFLGAGKTTLLNRVLNNREGRRVAVIVNDMSEVNIDADLVREGGANLSHTDETLVEMSNGCICCTLRDDLLQEVRRLAEDGRFDYLLIESTGISEPLPVAATFDFRDEAGESLSDVSRLDTMVTVVDAVNLLRDYSSHDFLRDRGETLGDEDERTLVNLLVEQIEFADVVILNKVGDADPQQVDAARKIIRSLNADARIIEANHSEVPTEAILDTGLFDFEKAHEHPMWAKELYGFADHVPETEEYGVTSHVYRARRPFEPEKIMAVLNGEMSGVIRAKGHFWIATQPDWVAEFSLAGALSSVKPLGTWWASVPKDRWPDNDSARDYMTAHWAEPWGDRRQEIVFIGSGIDWPTLKARLDACLVPEHLAASPDARTDLPDPFPVWRRAAVA
- a CDS encoding TonB-dependent receptor plug domain-containing protein, translated to MNRFTVLAASAGLLSLSAPVVAQDTFVLDEIIVTGGLSPIAAEKYGRAVSVVTADDIKDRGITTVQDALRALPGVSVSGSGPSSTQVRMRGGEGNHTLVLIDGIAAAGGDGEYIFSGLETANIERIEVLRGPQSVYYGSNASAGVINIITRKGGEGTTLNGRIEVGSGTTASTFVARRDARGGVSLALSHMDDPGFDQSGDGGEKDGLTRSTAILSGDYQATDALKLGFTLRRSEERYEYDSANWLASDADSYMMDDPSQYANRDELTAGVFGEYSMMEGRLTHRLAVETTRNQLQNNGGATTKTTTDAVKYRLSYGIDGAVDQADQLVNLLLEHREDDSSSNPAYGRAATSVALEYRGSFASGFDVQAGARFDDNDVFKDATTWNLGLSYLMDNGVRLHGSAGEGVVNPTYFELYADAFGYTGNPNLQPERNLSYDLGVELPIFSDRGTVDVTLFYERLKDEITDLNTGPGTYTSINQIGNSHRRGVEIAGVLEATDALSLRLGYTYLEAENPDKSVEIRRPRHELTLGGTLDAFGGRGSVSADLRHVAGNYDTQYWGSYQTVKLPSFTTVNVAAHYDLTDHVQLTGRVDNLFDAETTDVWGYATRGRAVYVGLNAQF
- a CDS encoding FecCD family ABC transporter permease, coding for MRLYVILLILMGTLFGVALMIGPAGIAPLDSLRALVFGGDGPVPLVMREIRLPRALLALMIGAALGMSGAAMQGYLRNPLADPGLIGVSGSAALGAVIAIQTGIAATATLALPLSALAGALIGVVLVLALAGPRGGSLTLILAGIAISALAGALTSLVLNLSPNPFAANDIVFWMMGSLADRSMTHVWLALPLIGLGLGMLAMMRRGLDALTLGEDAAQAMGINLVQLRLLLVFGTACVVGASTAVAGAIGFVGLVVPHMLRGLVGARPGRLLWASALGGAVMLLAADSVVRVILPMRDLKLGVVTALVGAPLFLHLIYRTRRGL
- a CDS encoding DUF6525 family protein, which produces MRATNRGTTGLKPKRRSEDPMRAYDNLPAPVRAWLSEATLPWSPASCRKIVRRAQARGEGLAQILARLDRAEQKTLARDSTYAFAASKAATPLTHQDRPT
- a CDS encoding ABC transporter substrate-binding protein, with translation MRSSRAIFGLALSGVLICSAPVMTHAEAPARVVSMNLCTDQLAMMLAAQGQLKSVSFLASDPRSSAMADEAKAYPANRGQAEEIYLMQPDLVVAGAYTSRATVALLQRLGIRVEIFAPVTTLDDVPAQIARMGDVLGQQDKAAEVITAYDADLKAFQNEGGRSPTAVLYEANGYTSGAQSLSGQILATAGFTNLADEPTYAWGGNMPLEVLVMKAPEAVITSRPYPGGSRAEDILSHPALRATQDRRANASVSDSDWVCGTPYVLHAVAQMVSLRHTLTNGED
- a CDS encoding ABC transporter ATP-binding protein → MTLLSVKGLSVSLGGRAVLQDVSLTVQKGEVVGLIGPNGAGKTTLMRAILGLLPHQGHSSLAQLPPRTRGRAAAWMPQSREIAWPVSVETLVTLGRTPHLTPGQRATAEDRAAVDRALERMGLAAFRHRIVTALSGGEQARVLMARALAQEAPLLMADEPIAGLDPAHQISTMRTFASLAAEQGAEGLAEGRAVIVSLHDLGLGVRHCTRLIVLDQGRIVADGAPTTVLTPALLRDTFGISAWFEATPKGPVFQPLEVLE